TGCTTTCTTGTTTTTCTTCAGCACAATATTCAGGATCCCGCTCATACCTTCTGCATCATATTTAGCGGAAGGGTTGGTGATGACTTCGATATTCTGGATGGCATCCGCAGGGATCTGATCCAGGGTGAGGGTAGAAGGACGGCCATCTATAAAAATGGTAGGAGTCCCGTTACGCACAGTTACATTGCCGTCGATGTCCACATTCACGGAAGGAACCTGTTTCAGCACATCAGTAGCAGTACCACCAATACTGGAAAGGTTTTTTTCTACATTAAACACTCTCTTGTCGATGGCCATGGTAAAGGCTGGTTTTTCGCCAACTACATTCACGGCGCTGAGCGACTTCACATTAGGTTTAAGCTTCACGTTCCCGATATCGATACTACCGGATTTGCCCGACAGTGCTGCATTCCGGTATACGGTTTCGTACCCGATAAAGTTGATCCGGAGTATATACTTATTAAGAGGAATGTTTTCGAAACTGAAATCGCCGTTTGGTTTAGAGAGCATCCCGGTTTGCACAGATGAATCCGGTCGCAGCAGCGCCACAGATGCATACTCAATAGGTTTATTGCTTTGCGCGTCCAGCAGTTTCCCATATATAGTGCCGGCGGCGGCGCCCGGAGCTTTGCCGCCTCCCGGTTGTTGTGCCACAGCAGCGATACAAAATAATAAGAGCCAGCCTGTAATTAGCGATACAATTCTTCTCATAATAGCTTCCAACAATTTATTTATAGCGCCGTAAAATTAGTTTTTATGAATGAGGAATGGCCATTTTTTGGGATGAAAGGACTGTGTAAAAACCTCTACAGTACAGCGTTTTAACTACAGAATTGCGCAGGATTCTTTGTGGTAGCCGGTTGTAGGAACGCAAGCCGGCCCGGGCCACGACTGTTAAATAGTGTTAAAGGTGTTAGCAGAGTTTTTGGCCTTTAGTTTTTAGTCTTCAGAAAATGCAGTGGAGATGATGTTGTGATCTCCGCCACATTTTCTGAAGACTAAGAGCTATAGGCTCTTTTCCTTACATCAAATTTTGCGTATAAAAAAGTGGTCTTCATAAGTTTATCTTTTCCATTGTAACGGAGAGCTACGTATCTTTACAGCCCGCTGATGCGTTATTTTAATTTTTTTATATGCATAAGGATTACCGACCGGACTGGGATATTTATACGTGCCATATTGAAGAAAGTCCAGCTGTAATAGGCCTTGACCTTGATCTGAGACGATTTGCGCCATTGAAGGAAAAGCCTAATGCCATATATATAAGTGTGTATCTCAACCATCCACGTGAAGACGGATTCCCGCAGAATGATGAATTTGCCATGATGGGAGAAATCGAAGATAGCCTTGTGGAACAGTTACAGTCGAAGCTGGATGCTCACTTTGTGGGGCGGACTTTTTCCAATGGTGTACGTGATTTTTATTTTTATGCAGGCACTACGTTACTGCATGATAAATACATTACAGATGCGATGGTAAAGTTTCCTGAATACCGTTATGATTATGGTGTGAAGGAAGACAATAACTGGGAACTGTATTTTGATTTTCTGTTCCCGGACGTATATGAATTTCAGCGAATACAAAACCGGAAAGTGCTGCGTATGCTGCGGCAGCATGGCGATATTTCTGAAAAGGAGCGCCCGATAGAGCATTGGATACATTTCAGATCGGAGGAAGACAAGACAGCTTATTGGGAACATATTAAAGAAAATGGTTTTGCGCTTACCCGCGATGAGAAAACCGATAATCCGGAATTCCCGTTCAAGTTATGTATTTCCCGTAGCGACAGAGCGGATGAAGCAGCCATCGACAATGTGGTGATGAGCTTGTGGGAATTGGCCCAGCAGGTCAATGCGGAATATGATGGATGGGAAACCTCTATTATGAAATAGAAAGCATTCTCTTTTTATAACACAAACGCAAAGGGCGAAGGCAATATCACTTTACCCTTTGCGTTTGTACATTTGAGGGATGCCTGCTGTACTGTAGTGATAACGGCAACCTGATCATTGTTGTAACACTTTGCCCGTTAATCCGTTTCACCTTACAATATTGCCGCTGCGGTAAATGCAAAATTGCATTTGTTGCAATTTCATTTTTTTTCGATATACTTGTTACTGCTGCTAGAATTGATGAATTATCGCAAAATATGGCCTACAATAACTGTCCTGTGCTGGTTGATCTGCCTGCACATGGAAGTGTTTGCGCAGGTGCCTTTAGCAGCAGATACTGTTCCCACCCATCCGCACAGGAGCGGCTTGTTTAAGATGATCGGTGAATACCGGGATTCTATCCGTAACAAAGAATACCGCCAGTCGCTTATCAGGCGCATTACCCGGCAGAATGAGACCGTGGAATCGAATGACAACGACAGCACCATTATTAAGAGTGAAGCCTATTTTACCCCCTTTGCCGGAAAGGTGATCAGAAATATCAATTACCGGAAAGTAAAAGTGTTTGGTCCCAGCAATATCAACGATACCACTTTTACCACCAGTATGAAGATGATTCACCTGGCGAACCGCCTGCATTACGATTCGCGGGAATGGGTGATCCGGCAATCGCTTTTTTTCCGGGAGAACGATCGTTTGAATCCGTTTGAGATGGCCGACAATGAACGTTATCTGCGTAACCGCCCTTTTATCCAGGATGCCCGTTTGTATATAAAGAATGAGGTGGGCGACTCGATAGATGTGGAAGTGGTAACAAAAGACCTGTTTGAGTATGGGGCGGATCTGAGCCAGTTCAGCGCGAAGGATATCCGGGCCAGCGTGTCTAACAACGATCTCTTTGGGGCAGGGGAAGGGCTGAGATTTGGATTCCAGTGGCGTTCGGATTTTTCCCCGACATGGAATACAGAAGTGCGCTATACCAAATACAACCTCCTGGGATCGTTCGTGGACGTAGCATTGGGATATACCACGCTGAATAACTATGCCCAGCTGGACACTAACTCCTATGAAGGGGCCGTATACATTAACTTCACCCGGCCTTTGTACCGCAACTCCGCTAAATGGGTGGGGGGCCTGGCGTTATCGCAGAACTGGTCTATCAATATCCGGGGCGCCGTGCCACAACCGGATGATAGCACCTATCGAGATTATAAATACCGCATCATCGATGGCTGGATAGGTTATAACTTCATCAATCACTATAACAGTAATGGTACCACCGGACGTAAGCCCAACCTGGCATTGCTGGCCCGGCACTACAACCTGTATTTCCAGCGAAAGCCGGATCAGCTAAGGTACAAGGATGATCCCATCTACAATAACCACCGGCTATATCTGCTTCAGCTGCAGGCATACCAGGTCGACTATTTTAAAGCACACTACTTCTTCGGATTCGGGCGAACAGAGGATATTCCGCTGGGATATAATGTCAGCGCCACCGGGGGATGGGAAAGCTGGAAAGGCCGCCGGAGAATGTATTCGGGGCTGGAGGCACAGAAATACTGGACCACAAAGAACCAGGGACTTTTTAGTACAAGCGTTGGCGTTAGTACCTACTGGCTGCATAATGCAACAGAAGATGCCGTGATGCACGCCCGGGTTGAATATTACAGCCGCCTGCTTACCTTCCGTAAATCCAGGTTCAGGCAGTTCATTAACCTGGATTACCTGAACAGTCCTAATCCGTTTTTCAACAAGCCGCTGAACATAAACATGGAATATGGCATCTGGGGATACAGGAATACTTTACTGAACGGGTTTCAGCGGCTGAATATGTCGTCCGAAACTGTTTACTACAGCCCGCTGAAAATCATGGGCTTTAAATTCAACTTCTTCACCTCCCTGCAGGCATCTATGCTTAACTACAAGCACGACGACCTGTTACAGAATCCTATCAAACTGGGACTGGGCGGAGGTTTCCGGGTAAGGAATGAAAACCTTGCATTAAACACGATCAAAGTATCCGGATATTACTACCCCGATGCGCCCCCGCCCATGAAGGGTTTCCTGCTGGAGATCACCACCATAGTAGATTTCCGTTTCGATGTATCTCCGCTGAAAATGCCATCAGTGATCCTTTTCCGCTAACAAGGCTGGTGGGGTATAAAAATCCCTACATTTATAGTACTAAATCTCTCAGTCATGGAATGGAAGAATGAGCTGACCCGCCTGCTGGGTATCAATTATCCCCTGATACAAGCGCCGATGTTGGGAATTACAACACCTGCCATGGTCGCAGCTGTAAGTAACAGTGGTGGGCTGGGCTCACTGCCGGTAGGTGGTTTATCGCCGGAGAGAGTAACAGCCCTGATCCGGGAAGTGAAGGCACTCACCCCGCAACCCTTTGCCGTTAATCTGTTTACCTATGAACCGGCCGTATCTTACGAACGCAAAACTTTCGACGATATGCAGGACTTCCTGCAGTCGCTTTATAAGGCCCATCATATCACGGCGGCCAGGATCAGCTTTGATGAAGTGCCTTATCATTCCTGGCGGGATCAGCTGCCCGCGGTGCTGGCAGCGGGTATTAAGCATATCAGTTTCACGTTCGGAATGCCTGATGCTGAAGGATTCCGGATGCTGAAAGAACACGGCGTTATACTAATGGGAACGGCCACCTCTGTAGCTGAGGCGGTGGCGTTGAAAGAAGCGGGGAGTAACGTTATTGTGGCACAGGGAATTGAAGCAGGTGGTCACCGGGGAAGTTTTCTGCCCGGAGAACTTCCCCGGATCGGGACGATGGCATTGGTACCCCAGGTGGCAGATCGGGTAAGGGTACCCGTTGTAGCCACAGGCGGTATCATGGACGGCAGGGGAGTGCTCGCAGCCAGGGCATTGGGTGCTGCCGGTGTTCAGATGGGCAGCGTTTTTCTGCGTTCGCATGAAAGCCTCGCCACACCTGCACATAAAGCCGCACTCGCCGGTATAACGGATACGGATACACTATTAACCCGCGCTTTTTCCGGACGCTGGGCAAGAGGCGTACGCAATGCATTTATTACAGCCGTAGATGCTTCCGGGCTGGAGATCAGTGGTTATCCGTATCAGGACGTGCTTACTCAGGCAGGTCGTAAAGCTGCCAGGGAACAGGATAATCCTGAACTTTTCAATATGTGGGCCGGACAGGCAGCCGGCAAAGCCCGGGCCTGGAGTACTGCAGATATTTTCGCGGAGATAGTGAGAGAAGCTGGTAGCTCGCCGGCCATTGTATAGCCTCCCGGATTATAGGTTGCCTATATTAATTTTTTATGTTTGACGGTTTTATTTTGATGATCACCAGTTTAGAAGTGGGCGTATTACTTTTATCTGCAACACTGTCGACCGGCACCAATACATTCGTTTCCGGAAAATAGGTAGCGGTGCATCTTTCCGGAATGCTGTAGGCTACCACAATGAATCCCTGCGCCACGCGTTCGGAATGATTATGATAGTTAAACAGGTCCACGATGTCGCCTGCGTGGAAGCCGCCGGCTGCAATATCGGCGGGATTCATGAGGATCACCCTTCTTTCGTGGTAGATGCCCCGGTAACGATCATCGAGACCGTAGATGGTGGTGTTAAACTGATCGTGGCTGCGGATGGTCATCATCATATATTCGTCGGCCGCCAGCGGAGTAATGCTAACCGGTGCGATATTGAAAAGTGCTTTACCGGAAGAAGTGTTGAAACGTCCTTCCCTGGCGTTGTTCGGAAGATAGAACCCTCCGGGGTGCCGTACTCTTTTATTATAATCGTCGAATCCGGGAATAACTTTTTCAATATCATCGCGGATACGATCATAGTGTTGTGCATATTCTGCCCAGGGTACAGTGGAGCTGCTACCTAACAGGCTGGCAGCCAGTTCGCAGACAATCACCGGCTCACTTTTCAGTTCATCAGAGATGGGATGCAGATTACCTTTCGACATCTGAATGACGCCCATAGAGTTTTCGCAGGTAACGAATTGTTGTTCGCCCTGTACAATATCTTTATCGCTACGGCCCAGGCAGGGCAGGATCAGTGCTTCCCGACCATGTACGAGGTGACTGCGGTTTAACTTCGTAGATACGTGTACGGTAAGCCGGCAGTTGCGCAGCGCCGTGGCGGTGTATAGCGTGTCGGGAGTAGCGGAAAGGAAATTTCCACCCATGCCAATGAAAACTTTTGCATGGCCCCGATGCATGGCATGGATGGCAGCTACTACGTCGTAGCCATGTTGGCGTGGTGGAGCAAAACCGTATACTTCGTGTAGTTTGTCGAGGAATGCTGCGGAGGGTTGCTCGTAGATGCCCATGGTGCGGTCGCCCTGAACGTTGCTATGCCCCCTGACAGGGCAGGTGCCGGCGCCGGGCTTGCCCACGCTGCCTTTGAGCAATAGCAGGTTCACTACTTCACGGATCGTGTCTACTGCATTCTTGTGCTGGGTAAGTCCCATGGCCCAGCAGGCGATAATCCTGCGTTTATGAAGCAGCGCTTGTGCGGCCTGTTCTACCAGTACGTGATCAACGCCGCTGGCAGCAATCAATTCGTGGATATTAAGTGTTCTAAGATGATCGAGGTAGGCAGCGGCGCCTTCCGTCTGAGCTGCCATAAATTCGTGGTCAAATACGGACCCTGGCGCTTTTTCATCTTCCTGTAACAACAGCAGTGCAATGGCTTTCAGCAGTGCCATGTCGCCATTGATTTTTACCTGCAGAAAAATATCAGTAAGATGTGTGCGTATATTCAGCACGCCTTTTACCGTTTGAGGATTCAGGAAATTCAGTAAACCGGTTTCGGGAAGTGGATTTACCGCGATGATTACGGCGCCGTTTTCCTTGGCTTTCTGAAGGGCCGTCAACATGCGGGGATGGTTGGTACCCGGATTTTGCCCGAGAATGATGATCACTTCCGCATGATGGATATCATCGAGCGTCACAGAGCCCTTACCGATGCCCAGCGCGTCGGTAAGGGCCACCCCGCTGGATTCGTGGCACATATTGGAGCAGTCGGGCAGGTTGTTGGTACCAAATTCCCTGACCATTAGCTGATAGAGAAAAGCAGCTTCGTTGCTGGTACGCCCGGAAGTATAGAATACTGCTTCATCGGGAACAGTTAGCTGCCGGAGATGACCAGTAATAATTCCGTACGCTTTTTCCCAGGAGACAGGTGTATAGTGAGTAGCGCCGGCTGCCAGGTACATAGGCTGGGCTATGCGGCCTTTTTTACCTATTTCGTAATCGGTGAGTGCGCCCAATTCGGCTATGCTATGTTGTGCAAAGAAATCGGGCGTCAGCTTTTTGGTAGTAGCCTCTTCAGCAACAGCTTTGGCGCCGTTCTCGCAATATTCGGCGATGCCGGAGCGTTCGTTGTCGGGATCGGGCCAGGCGCAGCCGGGGCAGTCGAAACCATCTTTCTGATTGAGTTCCAGCAATGCTTTCATCCCGCGGAAGGCATTCATTTCCTCCAGGATATGTTTCATGCCGGAGATCACGGCGGGGATCCCCGCTGCAGTGGTCTTGGGGTGTGAAAGCCGGATACCGGTAAACCGTATGGGATTCTCTGCATTATCCATGTGGATGAGGATTTGAGGTGAAACTGATTCTTTCAGCAGCACTGTAGATGTTGAAGTGCTGATCTTTCAGGAAGCCGGCTAAAGTGATGTTCCATTGTTGCGCCATTTTCACGGCCATGCCGGAAGGCGCGCCTATGGCAGCAATCACGGGAATACCCGCCATGGCCGCTTTTTGTATGAGCTCAAAACCAGCGCGTCCGCTTAGCAGCAGCACGCATTGCTTAAGCGGAAGCAGTTGTTGTACAAGGGCTGTTCCAACGAGTTTATCGACAGCATTGTGTCTGCCTATATCTTCCCGGAGCAGCAGTAGCTCGCCGTTCGGGTTAAACAGGGCCGCAGCATGCAATCCACCGGTGCGCTCGAATAACGCCTGTTCGCCACGTAATATGCCGGGTAGGCCGAATAGTTTTTCTGCCGGAAAAGTAAAGTCAGATGCTATAACGTTAACGCCTGTATGAATATCATCGATCGCAGTTTTACCGCATACGCCGCAGGCGGCAGTAGCGGTAAAGTTCCGTTGTGTCCCCCCAAGCCTGGGCTGGGTACCGGGCGCCAGATGAACTGTTGCGGTGTTATCTCCCGTAATAATTATTTCGCTGATATCATTACTGTTGGTAATAATGCCTTCAGTATACAAAAAGCCGGCGGCCAGTTCCTGATCCTGTCCGGGTGTACGCATAGTAACAGCAATGTGTTGCAACCGGCGATTATGCGAAGGTCCGTGAACCAGTCTTATTTCCAGTGGCTCTTCGGC
The genomic region above belongs to Chitinophaga sp. 180180018-3 and contains:
- a CDS encoding DUF695 domain-containing protein codes for the protein MHKDYRPDWDIYTCHIEESPAVIGLDLDLRRFAPLKEKPNAIYISVYLNHPREDGFPQNDEFAMMGEIEDSLVEQLQSKLDAHFVGRTFSNGVRDFYFYAGTTLLHDKYITDAMVKFPEYRYDYGVKEDNNWELYFDFLFPDVYEFQRIQNRKVLRMLRQHGDISEKERPIEHWIHFRSEEDKTAYWEHIKENGFALTRDEKTDNPEFPFKLCISRSDRADEAAIDNVVMSLWELAQQVNAEYDGWETSIMK
- a CDS encoding nitronate monooxygenase — its product is MEWKNELTRLLGINYPLIQAPMLGITTPAMVAAVSNSGGLGSLPVGGLSPERVTALIREVKALTPQPFAVNLFTYEPAVSYERKTFDDMQDFLQSLYKAHHITAARISFDEVPYHSWRDQLPAVLAAGIKHISFTFGMPDAEGFRMLKEHGVILMGTATSVAEAVALKEAGSNVIVAQGIEAGGHRGSFLPGELPRIGTMALVPQVADRVRVPVVATGGIMDGRGVLAARALGAAGVQMGSVFLRSHESLATPAHKAALAGITDTDTLLTRAFSGRWARGVRNAFITAVDASGLEISGYPYQDVLTQAGRKAAREQDNPELFNMWAGQAAGKARAWSTADIFAEIVREAGSSPAIV
- a CDS encoding FdhF/YdeP family oxidoreductase, whose amino-acid sequence is MDNAENPIRFTGIRLSHPKTTAAGIPAVISGMKHILEEMNAFRGMKALLELNQKDGFDCPGCAWPDPDNERSGIAEYCENGAKAVAEEATTKKLTPDFFAQHSIAELGALTDYEIGKKGRIAQPMYLAAGATHYTPVSWEKAYGIITGHLRQLTVPDEAVFYTSGRTSNEAAFLYQLMVREFGTNNLPDCSNMCHESSGVALTDALGIGKGSVTLDDIHHAEVIIILGQNPGTNHPRMLTALQKAKENGAVIIAVNPLPETGLLNFLNPQTVKGVLNIRTHLTDIFLQVKINGDMALLKAIALLLLQEDEKAPGSVFDHEFMAAQTEGAAAYLDHLRTLNIHELIAASGVDHVLVEQAAQALLHKRRIIACWAMGLTQHKNAVDTIREVVNLLLLKGSVGKPGAGTCPVRGHSNVQGDRTMGIYEQPSAAFLDKLHEVYGFAPPRQHGYDVVAAIHAMHRGHAKVFIGMGGNFLSATPDTLYTATALRNCRLTVHVSTKLNRSHLVHGREALILPCLGRSDKDIVQGEQQFVTCENSMGVIQMSKGNLHPISDELKSEPVIVCELAASLLGSSSTVPWAEYAQHYDRIRDDIEKVIPGFDDYNKRVRHPGGFYLPNNAREGRFNTSSGKALFNIAPVSITPLAADEYMMMTIRSHDQFNTTIYGLDDRYRGIYHERRVILMNPADIAAGGFHAGDIVDLFNYHNHSERVAQGFIVVAYSIPERCTATYFPETNVLVPVDSVADKSNTPTSKLVIIKIKPSNIKN
- the fdhD gene encoding formate dehydrogenase accessory sulfurtransferase FdhD, which codes for MTNAVVYTLVKKVAGAGITEASDLLAAEEPLEIRLVHGPSHNRRLQHIAVTMRTPGQDQELAAGFLYTEGIITNSNDISEIIITGDNTATVHLAPGTQPRLGGTQRNFTATAACGVCGKTAIDDIHTGVNVIASDFTFPAEKLFGLPGILRGEQALFERTGGLHAAALFNPNGELLLLREDIGRHNAVDKLVGTALVQQLLPLKQCVLLLSGRAGFELIQKAAMAGIPVIAAIGAPSGMAVKMAQQWNITLAGFLKDQHFNIYSAAERISFTSNPHPHG